In Paroedura picta isolate Pp20150507F chromosome 12, Ppicta_v3.0, whole genome shotgun sequence, one DNA window encodes the following:
- the SCN3B gene encoding sodium channel regulatory subunit beta-3, producing MAALTKVAGASTLLVVLWVGVCSAVCVEVPSETETVQGNSMKLLCISCMKREEVMANTVVEWFYRPEEEGEDDLIYVYENEKQPILPPTRFSGRLVWNGSKDMQDVSISVQNVSLNDSGVYTCKVNRTFDFDIHHHTVITSTLIRLTVVKEAGEDFTSVISEIMMYILLVFLTLWLLIEMVYCYRKVSKAEEAAQENATDYLAIPSENKENCAVPVEE from the exons ATGGCTGCGCTGACCAAGGTGGCCGGCGCCTCCACCCTCCTGGTGGTCTTGTGGG tggGTGTCTGTTCTGCAGTCTGTGTTGAAGTGCCATCCGAGACGGAGACAGTCCAGGGAAATAGCATGAAACTGCTTTGCATCTCCTGCATGAAACGAGAAGAAGTCATGGCCAATACGGTGGTGGAATGGTTCTATAggcctgaagaagaaggagaggatgACCTT ATTTACGTGTACGAGAACGAGAAACAGCCGATACTGCCACCGACCCGCTTCAGTGGGCGGCTGGTGTGGAACGGGAGCAAAGACATGCAGGATGTGTCCATCTCTGTGCAGAACGTCTCCCTGAATGATTCAGGGGTCTATACCTGTAAGGTCAACAGGACGTTTGACTTCGACATCCATCACCACACCGTCATCACCTCCACGCTGATCCGTCTCACAGTCGTGAAGGAGG CTGGAGAAGACTTCACATCGGTCATTTCGGAGATCATGATGTATATCCTCTTGGTCTTCCTCACCTTGTGGCTCCTGATAGAAATGGTTTACTGCTACAGGAAGGTCTCCAAAGCCGAAGAGGCTGCCCAGGAAAATGc GACCGACTATCTCGCCATCCCATCAGAAAACAAGGAGAACTGTGCTGTCCCTGTGGAGGAGTAG